In Pseudobacter ginsenosidimutans, the following are encoded in one genomic region:
- a CDS encoding T9SS type A sorting domain-containing protein, producing the protein MKAYPTVITITHVFRITFKSTVLVLLFIANSVFGYSQELEFSNPKLEPGSAKAGADGAVYRFPSVTTDVDALVTIIGRSSSAVKLTSIDLNASGFDKAFQPQVSMNNGTTPSGYNKWYMEFEISFVKKGTNIPTPVETVNVTALDVDGNGKSLSEYVTFYNLSSYVLESATEIVASSVNDQLFGYAGNIAGKQFTGPSTNYQNIDPEATPVMVTSKYSNITRMRFRAGAISQEKQGAGDRMYSFWFKSFTYTDPIAGSLPVKLSSFYATKKNDTKVSLNWSTAQEINASHFVVERSFDGKEYDEAGLVFAIGNTNANSNYKFTDDLKSKHSNIIYYRLRIVDMDGKTEKSVVRIIRSAEEKEYAKILTYPNPVVNELRVQLPVSWQNNAVNIEVFNNSGQIVKRQIANRAGQTEVVNVNDLESGIYFVRAGNGTESSTQRIAKLK; encoded by the coding sequence ATGAAAGCGTACCCTACGGTAATCACTATTACCCATGTTTTTCGTATCACCTTTAAATCAACAGTATTAGTTCTGTTATTTATCGCGAATTCTGTTTTCGGTTACTCGCAAGAGTTAGAATTCAGTAATCCCAAACTTGAACCAGGCTCCGCCAAAGCAGGCGCTGATGGCGCTGTGTACAGGTTCCCCTCAGTTACTACGGATGTAGATGCATTGGTCACCATCATCGGCCGCTCTTCATCTGCTGTGAAACTGACTTCCATCGATCTGAATGCATCAGGATTCGACAAAGCATTCCAGCCACAGGTTAGCATGAATAACGGCACAACGCCTTCCGGTTATAACAAATGGTACATGGAATTTGAGATCTCTTTTGTGAAGAAAGGTACCAATATACCTACTCCGGTGGAAACTGTGAATGTGACTGCACTTGATGTAGACGGTAATGGCAAATCCCTTTCGGAATATGTGACTTTCTATAACCTGAGCTCTTATGTGCTGGAATCTGCAACCGAGATTGTGGCCTCCTCTGTGAATGATCAGCTCTTTGGTTATGCAGGCAATATTGCAGGAAAACAATTTACAGGCCCTTCCACCAACTATCAGAATATCGATCCGGAAGCAACCCCTGTAATGGTTACAAGCAAGTATAGCAATATCACCAGGATGCGTTTCCGCGCCGGTGCAATCAGCCAGGAAAAACAAGGTGCAGGTGACAGGATGTATTCTTTCTGGTTCAAATCTTTCACCTACACCGATCCCATAGCAGGATCACTGCCGGTAAAACTCAGCTCTTTCTACGCTACCAAAAAGAATGATACCAAAGTATCGCTCAACTGGAGTACAGCACAGGAGATCAATGCCAGCCACTTTGTTGTGGAGCGCAGCTTCGATGGAAAAGAATATGATGAGGCAGGCCTTGTGTTCGCTATCGGGAACACCAACGCAAACAGTAATTACAAGTTCACAGACGATCTGAAGAGTAAACATTCCAACATCATCTACTACCGCCTCCGGATCGTGGATATGGATGGAAAAACTGAGAAATCTGTGGTTCGCATCATCCGCAGCGCAGAAGAGAAGGAATATGCAAAGATCCTCACGTATCCCAACCCGGTAGTGAATGAATTACGTGTGCAGCTCCCTGTTAGCTGGCAGAACAATGCAGTGAATATCGAAGTATTCAACAATAGCGGACAAATAGTGAAACGCCAGATCGCCAATCGTGCAGGGCAGACTGAAGTAGTGAATGTGAATGATCTTGAAAGCGGCATCTACTTTGTTCGCGCAGGAAACGGAACCGAATCTTCCACTCAACGTATTGCGAAATTGAAATAA
- a CDS encoding winged helix-turn-helix domain-containing protein has translation MEFKDLDPILHSQLRLAVISLLMQQPEAEFTFLREKTNATAGNLSVQINKLREAGYIEVHKQFRNNYPQTICRITSLGKQAFQKYVNNLQSYLHLKK, from the coding sequence ATGGAATTCAAGGACCTCGATCCGATCTTACACTCCCAGCTCCGCCTTGCCGTGATCAGCCTGTTGATGCAACAACCGGAGGCTGAATTCACGTTCCTCCGTGAAAAGACCAATGCCACAGCCGGCAACCTCAGCGTTCAGATCAACAAGCTCCGTGAAGCAGGCTACATAGAAGTGCACAAACAATTCCGCAACAACTATCCTCAAACCATCTGCCGGATCACTTCCCTCGGCAAACAAGCCTTTCAGAAATACGTGAACAACCTGCAATCCTATCTGCACTTAAAGAAGTAA
- a CDS encoding TonB-dependent receptor: MLKVIPFILLLLTSFLGSAQTVLQGRIKDGKGKGVGGASIAIKDSYDGATTDSLGNYRFRTSEKGEQTLLITCIGYKPFEQKITLEGGDQKLDAILKAEPNELTAVVITAGTFEASDTKRTTVLGPLDIVTTAGSDGDITGALKTLPGAQQVGEKEGLFVRGGSSEEAKVFIDGTLVNNYFQSSIPDIASRGRFSPFIFKGTVFSTGGYSALYGGALSSALILESTDLPDQTSANLGISPIFVSGGYNQLAKDKKSSWGANYAYTNLAAYFAIIKQRPDNFLTPQFHNGEFNFRIKTSKTGILKFYGYFNYSELGLRRADIDSTSLKNAFTLYNFNVYTNLSWKEKIGKHWRLNLGASYSNNIDKIRNVLEDQDNKEQFLAQAPYDSKSFNIKNNSDLSQIKMVLERRLYGLSAIRFGGEYLYFTDKTDFTNRYVQHAKTNAEDHFKAGFAEADVYITNDIAAKLGGRVEHSSLLNRANIVPRASLAYKLGNQAQVSLAYGIFYQRPEKEFFLRNYAQTDDLLYTKATHYIANYQRVSRNYTLRIEAFYKKYDELVKTYATKGNTLPDSVANGGSGNAQGIELFWRDRKTFKDVDYWVSYSYLDTKRDYLNYPYAIQPSFAANHTASLVVKKFFTKFKTSFNASYSFATGRPYYNFRYNAGDGKFVIADQGKTIAYNNLSLSVNYLPAIGKKDAKKFTVWVFSLNNVLGNDQIFGYNYSWNGSRKDPILPTARRFFFVGCFISFGIDRSEDVINSNL, encoded by the coding sequence ATGCTGAAAGTGATCCCCTTCATCCTCCTGCTGCTCACCAGTTTCCTGGGAAGCGCCCAAACCGTTCTCCAGGGACGGATCAAAGACGGCAAAGGAAAAGGTGTTGGCGGCGCCAGCATCGCCATTAAAGATTCCTACGACGGCGCCACTACCGACTCACTCGGCAATTACCGGTTCCGGACATCAGAAAAAGGAGAACAAACCCTGCTGATCACCTGCATCGGTTACAAACCATTTGAACAAAAGATCACACTCGAAGGCGGCGATCAAAAACTGGACGCCATCCTGAAAGCAGAACCCAATGAGCTTACCGCCGTAGTGATCACTGCCGGAACTTTTGAAGCCAGCGATACCAAACGCACTACGGTGTTGGGCCCTCTCGATATCGTAACAACTGCAGGCTCTGACGGAGACATTACCGGCGCTCTCAAAACATTGCCCGGCGCTCAACAGGTGGGAGAAAAAGAAGGACTCTTCGTCCGCGGTGGCAGCTCAGAAGAAGCCAAAGTTTTCATCGATGGCACACTGGTGAACAATTATTTTCAGAGCAGCATTCCGGACATCGCATCCCGCGGCCGTTTTTCGCCATTCATCTTCAAAGGCACTGTATTCAGTACCGGCGGCTATTCCGCACTCTATGGCGGCGCACTCTCTTCCGCACTGATCCTGGAATCAACTGACCTGCCAGATCAGACCTCCGCCAACCTGGGCATCTCACCCATCTTTGTGAGCGGCGGCTACAACCAGCTTGCCAAAGACAAAAAATCCAGCTGGGGCGCCAATTACGCCTATACCAACCTGGCAGCATATTTCGCCATCATAAAACAAAGGCCCGATAATTTCCTCACTCCCCAATTCCATAACGGAGAATTCAATTTCAGGATCAAGACCTCCAAAACTGGCATCCTCAAATTCTATGGCTATTTCAACTACAGCGAATTGGGGCTGCGCAGGGCAGATATCGATTCAACCTCACTCAAGAACGCTTTTACGCTCTATAACTTCAACGTATATACGAATCTGAGCTGGAAGGAAAAGATCGGAAAACACTGGAGACTGAACCTGGGCGCATCGTACAGTAATAATATCGATAAGATCAGGAATGTATTGGAAGACCAGGACAATAAGGAACAATTCCTGGCCCAGGCTCCTTACGACAGCAAATCATTCAACATAAAGAACAATTCGGACCTTTCGCAGATCAAGATGGTATTGGAAAGAAGATTGTATGGCCTCAGCGCTATCCGGTTCGGTGGAGAGTATCTCTACTTCACCGATAAAACGGATTTCACTAACCGTTATGTGCAACATGCAAAAACAAATGCTGAAGATCATTTCAAAGCAGGCTTTGCAGAAGCCGATGTGTACATCACCAACGACATCGCCGCTAAACTGGGTGGGCGTGTAGAACATTCTTCGCTGCTGAACAGGGCCAATATCGTGCCGCGTGCATCGCTGGCTTATAAGCTGGGCAACCAGGCGCAGGTATCGCTTGCCTATGGCATTTTCTATCAGCGCCCCGAAAAGGAATTCTTTCTCCGCAACTATGCTCAAACTGACGACCTGCTGTATACCAAAGCCACGCACTACATTGCCAATTACCAGCGCGTGAGCCGCAACTATACGCTGCGCATCGAAGCCTTTTACAAGAAATACGATGAGCTGGTGAAAACCTATGCCACCAAAGGAAATACGCTGCCAGACAGTGTTGCCAACGGCGGTTCCGGCAATGCGCAGGGCATCGAGCTCTTCTGGCGCGACCGGAAAACATTCAAGGATGTGGACTACTGGGTTTCCTATTCCTACCTGGATACGAAGCGGGATTACCTGAATTATCCCTATGCCATCCAGCCTTCCTTTGCAGCCAATCATACCGCCAGCCTGGTAGTGAAGAAATTCTTCACTAAATTCAAAACCAGTTTCAATGCCTCCTATTCCTTTGCCACAGGCCGGCCCTATTATAATTTCCGTTACAATGCCGGCGATGGTAAATTTGTGATCGCAGACCAGGGCAAAACCATCGCCTACAATAATCTAAGCCTGAGTGTGAACTACCTGCCGGCAATCGGGAAGAAAGACGCGAAGAAGTTCACCGTTTGGGTATTCTCGCTGAACAATGTGCTGGGCAACGACCAGATATTTGGTTATAACTATTCCTGGAACGGCAGCCGCAAGGATCCGATCCTTCCCACTGCACGCCGTTTCTTTTTCGTGGGATGCTTTATCAGTTTTGGTATCGACAGATCAGAAGACGTCATCAACAGTAACTTATAA
- a CDS encoding M14 family zinc carboxypeptidase: MRTGNNLLWVLLLATSMPSVAQTRYSRVSIQIPPQGLTWLTAKGVSFDHGEVNEAHNSFITSLNTKQLAALKATGCSYTVLIEDEEAAFRQQYRKGNFYRNAGATMVNGKLQFQQSCASAIESVDVPAAFTEGSYGGYYTFDEMQEKINYMVNTFPNLVDTLILPTRTYGGNPLIVVKISDNADTDENEPEALYTGLHHAREGMSMMNLFFFMNYLLEHYNTDTRIKNLVDSRELYFLPCVNPDGYVYNETNSPGGGGMWRKNRRNNGSGNGRGVDINRNYGEDWGENGANVSISTDPDDEDYIGPSAWSEPETRALRELGQSRQFTIAIDHHAYGNYYVTPFGRPAQHSFTTQDVNFYKYASALMAKYNGYSVGDGLATVGYYAVGNSRDWHLIGDIGAGSKQKTYGYTVEIGSSSYGFWPDNSLIVPIARSMFFANMQMAYMSGSYFELQDLNPIAFNNTSGNYHFSIRRIGLTDAPVTVSLQALENISITGGPVTINSMPNYFDILERDIAYQLPNAIAPGARIRFVCRTVSAGVTLTDTIVKFYQPDQLLNDDMESTTNWDYTGNWGTTTAAAFSGSRSLTESPSGNYSINEQTYATYKNAIDLSDAESAYLVFRTRHRAQNGYDKLQVQLSNNGTSNFQSVCATGTIRENVGAMNNIPGLTGIHETWAQEVADLRDYLGNNNVHLRFGFFSNASRVDDGFNIDNVEIVKSTHIVLSVQFIDVQAKQQSNGVLISWEANTENDHHHFEVQRSLDGVNYITIGAVYDGPPYKFLDAEPGTENHYRIRAVDKKQRSQYSKTVYLNYKQTTFITVTPNPASHELMLRFSLDTDTRYLLSIRDVTGRQMLRQELKLARGAGYRQFNISNWIPQLYIVTLKDLATGRETVNKILKR, encoded by the coding sequence ATGAGAACGGGAAATAATTTGCTTTGGGTATTGCTGCTTGCTACTTCCATGCCTTCGGTTGCACAAACCAGGTATAGCAGGGTGAGCATACAAATTCCGCCGCAGGGCCTTACCTGGCTGACTGCGAAAGGCGTTTCCTTTGATCATGGCGAAGTGAACGAAGCCCACAACTCATTCATCACCTCACTCAATACCAAACAGCTTGCTGCGCTCAAAGCAACAGGCTGTTCTTATACCGTTCTGATAGAAGACGAAGAGGCTGCATTCAGACAGCAGTACCGCAAGGGTAATTTCTATCGCAATGCCGGCGCCACCATGGTGAACGGCAAACTGCAATTTCAGCAATCATGCGCTTCCGCTATCGAATCGGTGGATGTGCCGGCCGCTTTCACTGAAGGTTCTTACGGCGGCTATTATACTTTCGATGAAATGCAGGAGAAGATCAATTACATGGTAAACACTTTTCCCAACCTGGTGGATACCCTCATCCTTCCAACAAGAACCTATGGCGGCAATCCTCTCATAGTTGTTAAGATATCAGATAATGCAGATACAGATGAGAACGAACCGGAAGCACTTTATACCGGTCTCCATCATGCGCGCGAAGGCATGAGCATGATGAATCTTTTCTTCTTCATGAACTATCTGCTGGAACATTACAACACGGATACAAGGATCAAAAACCTGGTAGACAGCCGTGAACTGTATTTCCTGCCCTGCGTGAATCCGGATGGATATGTTTATAACGAAACGAATTCGCCCGGTGGCGGAGGTATGTGGAGAAAGAACCGGAGGAACAATGGCTCCGGCAATGGAAGAGGAGTAGATATCAACCGGAATTATGGTGAAGACTGGGGTGAGAACGGCGCCAATGTGTCTATCTCCACAGATCCGGATGATGAAGATTATATAGGGCCGTCTGCGTGGTCAGAGCCTGAAACCCGTGCCCTGCGTGAACTTGGACAAAGCAGGCAATTCACCATTGCGATCGATCATCATGCTTACGGAAATTATTATGTAACGCCTTTCGGCCGTCCTGCGCAGCACAGTTTCACTACGCAGGATGTGAATTTTTATAAATATGCTTCAGCCCTCATGGCCAAATACAATGGTTATTCCGTAGGAGATGGCCTGGCTACCGTAGGTTACTATGCGGTAGGCAATTCAAGGGACTGGCACCTGATTGGAGATATCGGTGCGGGAAGCAAACAGAAAACTTATGGTTATACAGTGGAGATCGGCTCAAGCTCCTATGGCTTCTGGCCGGATAATTCGCTGATCGTTCCCATTGCACGCTCCATGTTCTTTGCCAATATGCAAATGGCTTATATGTCTGGTTCGTATTTTGAATTGCAGGATCTCAATCCGATCGCATTCAATAATACCAGTGGCAATTATCATTTTTCCATTCGCCGTATCGGGCTTACCGATGCGCCGGTGACAGTGTCTCTGCAAGCCCTGGAAAATATCTCCATCACAGGCGGGCCGGTCACCATCAACAGTATGCCCAACTATTTCGACATACTGGAGAGGGATATTGCATATCAGTTGCCCAATGCCATCGCGCCGGGCGCCAGGATACGTTTTGTATGTAGAACAGTGTCTGCCGGTGTTACGCTTACCGATACCATCGTGAAGTTCTATCAGCCGGATCAGCTGTTGAATGATGATATGGAAAGCACAACCAACTGGGATTACACCGGCAACTGGGGAACCACTACTGCAGCGGCTTTCAGCGGCAGCAGATCCTTGACTGAATCCCCATCCGGCAATTATTCCATTAACGAACAAACTTACGCCACTTACAAGAACGCCATCGATCTTTCCGATGCGGAATCCGCTTATCTCGTTTTCCGCACCAGGCATCGTGCACAGAATGGATACGACAAACTGCAGGTGCAGCTATCCAATAACGGCACTTCCAATTTCCAGTCTGTTTGTGCTACAGGCACTATCCGCGAGAACGTTGGCGCTATGAACAATATACCGGGGCTCACAGGGATCCATGAAACCTGGGCACAGGAAGTGGCAGACCTGCGGGACTATCTAGGTAATAACAATGTACATCTCCGTTTCGGTTTCTTTTCCAATGCATCGAGAGTTGACGATGGCTTCAATATAGATAATGTGGAGATCGTGAAGTCCACACATATCGTACTCTCTGTACAATTCATCGATGTGCAGGCGAAGCAGCAGTCGAACGGTGTACTGATCAGCTGGGAAGCAAATACAGAGAACGACCACCATCATTTTGAAGTGCAGCGCTCACTGGATGGTGTGAACTATATTACCATCGGCGCCGTGTATGACGGCCCGCCTTATAAATTCTTGGATGCGGAACCGGGAACAGAGAATCACTACCGCATCAGGGCTGTTGATAAAAAGCAACGCAGCCAGTATAGCAAAACAGTATACCTGAATTACAAGCAAACAACTTTCATCACTGTTACGCCCAATCCCGCTTCCCATGAGCTGATGCTGCGTTTCAGCCTGGATACCGATACGCGCTATTTGCTCAGTATCCGGGACGTTACGGGCAGGCAAATGCTTCGGCAGGAACTGAAACTGGCCAGGGGAGCAGGTTACAGGCAATTCAATATCAGTAACTGGATTCCGCAGCTGTATATTGTTACGCTGAAGGATCTGGCAACCGGCAGGGAAACAGTGAACAAAATTTTAAAAAGATGA
- a CDS encoding T9SS type A sorting domain-containing protein gives MKTGKYLLAVLITSASIFGMSERTIAQSLDLSKTVTNVTMSSPGNLAKEGDILEYTIVVRSLAALNLTNTTVIDHIPAGTAYVAGSTRLNSAPLADVSGTTPFTGSGALVNSALRPAGTIAPGGTATIQFRVRVTANGGNITNYAMVECENGASHIYQNTNTVFTNLTPDATCSVIYQSTARTTSGLPGDDQPYRYFKTVSTSNGTGGAILYNGETGLCRNALTNALLPSGSVLKYASAIAYDKKSNRIYFVNNYSNAKQDLCYVDLNQTTKTAYRYVNYTMETTLEDGWNINRMAFASDGFGYAITQNGQDIIRFSVNPATNIPTITRLGALINDMSNGSFDILSESGGDIFGDGSGNLYLIANSSRMYKINPNTKISTYLGAVSPFPASSSNAIAVDASGTVYIGGAYRNVYTVNLLTMAGTSITGGSTSNVWTTGDYTSCAFPVLAPALAANKTYRNINGSPFVVGGDTVEYRIEVINTGNINAAGVKLHDAIPNATLYIPGTTRLNGVLIPDDPGPVMPYAVAGGREIHSPGEFNGIIRPGAANSVVLTFRAKVEPLALICNQSRITLLDVNGNTIFINSNDPSLPGSGGGSQNPTCFFSDGTLPVRSIDLKANIQNDRSQLTFTVQEEQDIDYYEVQYAADGVNFSAIGKVKAKGNTLGSHVYNYTDAVNTTAVNRYYRIRVVGIAGNDVTLSRIVRVSLQNLQQIQVQPNPFQSDITVKMELRAPEQVRFRLIDISGKEVIRLNKQLARGAHSITIPAGAKLSPGVYVMEILTVSDNNVHRQKLVKR, from the coding sequence ATGAAAACGGGAAAATACCTTTTGGCTGTTTTGATCACATCAGCATCCATTTTTGGTATGAGCGAGAGAACGATTGCCCAGAGTCTTGACCTAAGTAAAACAGTAACCAATGTAACCATGTCCTCACCAGGTAACCTGGCCAAGGAGGGCGATATATTGGAATACACGATCGTGGTAAGAAGTCTGGCTGCATTGAACCTCACCAACACCACAGTGATAGATCATATTCCTGCCGGTACGGCCTATGTTGCCGGTTCCACACGGCTCAATTCCGCGCCCCTGGCGGATGTGTCGGGCACTACGCCATTCACCGGCTCCGGTGCACTGGTGAATTCCGCTTTGCGGCCTGCCGGAACCATTGCCCCCGGAGGAACGGCAACGATCCAGTTCCGGGTGCGGGTAACTGCCAATGGCGGTAATATCACCAACTACGCGATGGTGGAATGCGAAAATGGCGCCAGTCATATTTACCAGAACACCAATACGGTATTCACCAATCTTACGCCCGATGCTACCTGCTCCGTGATCTACCAGTCAACGGCCAGAACAACCAGCGGCCTTCCGGGAGATGACCAGCCTTACCGCTATTTCAAAACGGTGAGTACATCAAACGGAACAGGTGGCGCTATTCTTTACAATGGAGAAACCGGGCTTTGCCGGAATGCGCTTACCAATGCGCTGCTACCTTCGGGCAGTGTGCTGAAATATGCTTCCGCCATAGCCTATGATAAAAAATCAAACCGTATCTATTTCGTCAATAACTATAGCAACGCCAAACAGGACCTTTGTTATGTAGACCTGAACCAGACCACCAAAACCGCTTACAGGTATGTGAATTATACCATGGAAACCACACTGGAAGATGGATGGAATATCAACCGTATGGCTTTTGCTTCTGACGGTTTCGGATATGCGATCACGCAGAATGGCCAGGACATTATCCGGTTCTCTGTAAATCCTGCTACAAATATTCCTACCATCACACGCCTTGGTGCATTGATCAATGATATGTCCAATGGCAGTTTCGATATCCTCAGTGAAAGCGGCGGTGATATTTTCGGCGACGGCTCCGGTAACCTTTACCTGATCGCCAACTCCAGCCGGATGTACAAGATCAATCCCAATACCAAGATTTCCACTTACCTGGGAGCCGTGAGTCCTTTCCCTGCCAGCTCTTCCAATGCAATTGCTGTGGATGCATCAGGTACGGTATATATCGGCGGTGCTTACCGCAATGTGTACACTGTTAACCTGCTCACCATGGCAGGCACCTCCATCACAGGGGGCAGCACCAGTAATGTTTGGACAACCGGTGACTATACCAGTTGCGCCTTTCCTGTACTGGCTCCGGCACTGGCTGCCAACAAGACTTACAGGAATATCAATGGAAGTCCGTTTGTTGTTGGAGGAGATACTGTAGAATACAGGATTGAAGTGATCAATACAGGTAATATCAACGCGGCAGGCGTAAAACTGCACGATGCGATCCCTAATGCCACGCTCTATATTCCCGGCACCACCAGGTTGAATGGCGTGCTGATACCGGATGATCCAGGGCCTGTTATGCCTTATGCAGTTGCCGGTGGAAGGGAGATCCATTCTCCCGGTGAATTCAATGGTATCATCAGGCCGGGAGCAGCCAACAGTGTGGTGCTCACTTTCCGTGCTAAGGTAGAACCTCTTGCCCTTATTTGTAACCAAAGCCGCATCACGCTGCTGGATGTGAATGGCAATACCATCTTCATCAACTCGAATGATCCTTCATTACCGGGCTCTGGTGGCGGTTCGCAGAATCCAACCTGCTTCTTCTCCGATGGTACACTTCCGGTAAGGAGCATCGACCTTAAAGCCAATATCCAGAACGATCGCTCGCAACTCACATTCACTGTACAGGAAGAACAGGATATAGATTACTACGAAGTACAGTATGCCGCTGATGGCGTCAACTTCAGCGCTATCGGTAAGGTAAAAGCGAAGGGGAATACACTCGGGTCACATGTATACAACTATACAGACGCAGTGAACACCACCGCGGTGAACAGGTACTACCGTATCCGTGTGGTGGGTATTGCCGGTAATGATGTAACACTTTCCAGGATTGTGCGGGTGAGCCTGCAGAACCTGCAGCAGATACAGGTACAGCCCAATCCATTCCAATCGGATATTACTGTGAAGATGGAACTGAGGGCTCCTGAACAGGTACGATTCAGATTGATCGATATTTCAGGTAAAGAAGTGATCCGTCTGAACAAACAACTGGCAAGGGGTGCACACAGTATCACTATCCCTGCGGGAGCTAAATTGTCGCCGGGTGTATATGTGATGGAAATTCTTACAGTTTCTGATAATAACGTACATCGCCAAAAGCTTGTCAAGCGTTAA
- a CDS encoding thiol-activated cytolysin family protein: MKYLLPLLCVCSSVTMAQPTRKQDMKVKTIDASEKLRTIPVLKNIPITAGPVYSANISKRINIGNGNSVNVQLMRNVNTGGEPAFNKENKATLPTEKSGSMTCTVNQVKFTAESTTFMNGNNSNLIRLYPGAIYTFDDFFGGGYNEIVTGRNPIRVYTDQPVKAGGTSVITVNNPSGAAMNDAATGIPVIRNSINEGGGGTDIKYRSFSSNSEAELAIKVSAGGSYSGFTASTSFSHNSVNNRYYLTIDVVKPMFTIKAEKPANGFFNDANIAATPNMLYVKEITYGTRILANIELLLDKREDVLKFNAEYGAKGGMNFNLGGDFLSKTSKTTKTVNAYVIGAPNTATTFNVDKLEEEIRNMLATCHFQHARPVYYTMGDMNGATVSALSATDEYTERLCVPDNLTYTLSEASLEINTGADNKEAPSGVAIWLYNQATNAAVYYQPIENSKVEFPSNKTTPIGLMKYSKNANDFTLQSLQQQGLRLSIYYTPNFALDAWKINGVTLVLKFVDQNGAPHPTLGNKRLAMNNADTFLDNFDRKVLTSFVSETFVPQTSTVTK, encoded by the coding sequence ATGAAATACCTTTTGCCTCTACTCTGTGTCTGTAGTTCTGTTACTATGGCGCAACCAACAAGAAAGCAGGATATGAAAGTAAAGACCATCGATGCTTCTGAAAAGCTCAGGACCATCCCTGTTCTAAAGAACATCCCGATTACCGCCGGACCTGTTTACAGCGCCAACATCTCCAAGCGTATCAATATCGGAAATGGTAATTCCGTAAATGTGCAGCTCATGCGTAATGTGAATACCGGCGGAGAGCCGGCTTTCAACAAGGAGAACAAAGCAACCCTGCCCACTGAAAAATCAGGCAGCATGACCTGTACAGTGAACCAGGTGAAGTTCACAGCGGAAAGCACCACTTTCATGAACGGGAACAATTCCAACCTGATCAGGCTTTACCCCGGAGCCATTTACACTTTCGATGATTTCTTCGGAGGAGGTTACAACGAGATCGTAACCGGCAGGAACCCGATCCGGGTTTACACAGATCAACCTGTGAAAGCAGGCGGAACATCCGTGATCACCGTCAATAATCCGAGTGGCGCAGCAATGAATGATGCAGCTACAGGAATACCGGTGATCAGGAACAGCATCAATGAAGGTGGTGGCGGTACCGATATCAAATACCGTTCTTTCTCTTCCAACTCCGAAGCAGAACTGGCCATCAAAGTTTCCGCCGGAGGAAGCTACAGTGGCTTTACAGCCAGCACCAGCTTCAGTCATAACAGTGTGAACAACCGCTACTACCTCACCATCGATGTGGTTAAACCCATGTTCACCATCAAAGCAGAAAAGCCTGCCAATGGATTTTTCAATGATGCCAATATCGCTGCCACGCCGAATATGCTGTATGTAAAAGAGATCACGTATGGTACAAGGATCCTGGCCAATATTGAATTGTTGCTGGACAAACGTGAGGATGTATTGAAGTTCAATGCCGAGTATGGCGCCAAAGGCGGTATGAATTTCAACCTGGGCGGCGATTTCCTCAGCAAGACTTCCAAGACCACCAAGACTGTGAATGCCTACGTGATCGGCGCTCCCAATACTGCCACTACTTTCAACGTAGACAAACTGGAAGAAGAGATCAGGAATATGCTGGCCACCTGTCATTTCCAACATGCGCGTCCTGTTTACTATACAATGGGCGATATGAACGGCGCCACCGTATCTGCACTGAGCGCCACAGATGAATACACTGAACGTCTCTGCGTTCCGGACAATCTCACGTATACGCTCAGTGAGGCATCGCTGGAGATCAATACCGGAGCGGATAATAAGGAAGCGCCTTCAGGTGTGGCCATCTGGTTGTATAATCAGGCAACCAATGCTGCGGTCTATTATCAGCCCATCGAAAACTCGAAAGTTGAATTCCCTTCCAATAAAACAACGCCGATCGGTTTGATGAAATACTCGAAAAATGCCAATGATTTCACATTACAATCGCTGCAGCAACAAGGCTTGCGCCTGAGTATTTATTACACGCCCAATTTTGCGCTCGATGCATGGAAGATCAATGGTGTTACCCTTGTTCTGAAATTTGTTGATCAGAACGGCGCACCGCACCCAACACTCGGAAACAAGCGGCTTGCCATGAACAATGCAGATACATTCCTGGATAATTTCGACAGGAAAGTGCTCACCAGTTTCGTTTCTGAAACATTCGTGCCTCAAACCTCAACCGTAACTAAATAA